One window of the Thermoleophilia bacterium genome contains the following:
- a CDS encoding GNAT family N-acetyltransferase, giving the protein MSQTPSCSIRDFRPEDAEAVHRWFNNREATRTLMEQRDSFSMENAIGWTANAAGQSGEDRKYAIEVPGRTQPIGFTALYGLFRQTAPELGALIGDEVRGKGVGRWAERLTVTKAFEEFGAHRVYGRIPSFNTAAKRVVAAQGWRHEGTMPDHIKRPDGTLLDCEVWGVNPDQFFAAVAKW; this is encoded by the coding sequence ATGTCACAGACTCCTTCATGCTCGATCCGGGACTTCCGGCCCGAGGACGCCGAAGCGGTGCACCGCTGGTTCAACAACCGCGAGGCGACCAGAACCCTGATGGAACAGCGCGATTCCTTTTCGATGGAGAACGCGATCGGCTGGACCGCGAACGCCGCCGGGCAATCGGGCGAGGACCGGAAGTACGCGATCGAGGTGCCGGGGCGGACGCAGCCGATCGGATTCACCGCGCTCTACGGCCTCTTCCGCCAGACGGCGCCCGAGCTGGGCGCGCTGATCGGGGATGAGGTCCGCGGCAAGGGGGTCGGCCGCTGGGCCGAGCGCCTCACCGTGACCAAGGCCTTCGAGGAATTCGGGGCCCACCGGGTGTACGGCCGCATCCCTTCCTTCAACACCGCGGCCAAGCGGGTCGTTGCCGCCCAGGGCTGGCGGCACGAAGGCACCATGCCCGACCACATCAAACGGCCCGACGGCACTCTCCTCGACTGCGAAGTCTGGGGCGTCAATCCGGATCAGTTCTTCGCCGCGGTGGCCAAGTGGTGA
- a CDS encoding sugar porter family MFS transporter, with protein MKGSEVTAAQARRNVTMTAAIAGLAGLLFGYDTGIIAGALLTITPDFNLTSLQSGMVVGAVPIGAVFGAWFASRGADKYGRRSLILASATIFIVGAIVSAVAQESALLIVSRVVIGFGIGVASAVAPVYISEIAPADMRGRLVTFFQLAVTVGILVAYLVGLAFSSVDEGWRWMLGLGAVPAAFLFFGVLRLPSSPRWLIMKGRRDDAAEALRTVRTGGEEAINRELEEIKVSMDQDADTGSWKDLMRPAIKAALLVGIGLAILQQITGINTVIYYAPTIIQDTGIDSDSSAILASLGVGIINVVMTVVALRLLDKRGRREMLFIGVAGMSLSLFLLGCAFLGETGTITTVIAVGSLMLFVSSFAISLGPIFWLLNAEIYPLSVRSKAASAGTMTNWFFNFLVSLTFLPLIDLAGQTGTFWLYGAIGLVTLWFCWRFVPETKGRSLEQIESIFQRRAEK; from the coding sequence GTGAAGGGGAGCGAGGTAACCGCAGCCCAGGCCAGGCGGAACGTGACAATGACCGCCGCAATTGCGGGCCTTGCTGGCCTGTTGTTCGGTTACGACACCGGCATCATCGCCGGCGCACTGCTCACGATCACTCCTGATTTCAACCTCACGAGCCTTCAGTCCGGAATGGTCGTCGGCGCGGTGCCGATCGGCGCGGTCTTCGGTGCCTGGTTCGCCAGCCGCGGGGCCGACAAGTACGGCCGCCGCTCACTGATCCTCGCCTCGGCCACCATCTTCATCGTCGGTGCCATCGTCTCGGCGGTGGCGCAGGAGTCCGCGCTGCTGATCGTCTCGCGGGTCGTGATCGGCTTCGGCATCGGTGTCGCTTCGGCGGTGGCCCCGGTCTACATCTCCGAGATCGCCCCGGCCGACATGCGTGGCCGCCTCGTCACGTTCTTCCAGCTCGCGGTCACCGTCGGCATCCTGGTCGCCTACCTGGTCGGCCTCGCCTTCTCCAGCGTCGACGAAGGCTGGCGCTGGATGCTTGGTCTCGGCGCGGTGCCTGCGGCCTTCCTCTTCTTCGGCGTCTTACGACTTCCGTCCAGCCCACGCTGGCTGATCATGAAGGGCCGGCGTGACGATGCCGCCGAGGCTCTGCGCACGGTCAGGACCGGTGGCGAAGAGGCGATCAACCGCGAGCTCGAAGAAATCAAGGTTTCGATGGACCAGGATGCCGATACGGGCAGCTGGAAGGACCTGATGCGACCGGCGATCAAGGCAGCGCTGCTGGTCGGCATCGGCCTCGCGATCCTCCAGCAGATCACCGGCATCAACACGGTCATCTACTACGCGCCGACGATCATCCAGGACACCGGCATCGATTCCGACTCCTCGGCGATCCTGGCTTCGCTCGGCGTCGGCATCATCAACGTGGTCATGACAGTCGTCGCGCTGCGCCTGCTCGACAAGCGCGGACGCCGCGAAATGCTCTTTATCGGTGTTGCCGGCATGTCGCTCTCGCTGTTCCTGCTCGGTTGCGCCTTCCTCGGCGAGACCGGCACGATCACCACGGTCATCGCGGTCGGCAGCCTGATGCTCTTCGTCTCCTCCTTCGCGATCAGCCTCGGCCCGATCTTCTGGCTGCTGAACGCCGAGATCTACCCGCTTTCGGTGCGCAGCAAGGCCGCTTCGGCCGGCACCATGACCAACTGGTTCTTCAACTTCCTGGTTTCTCTGACCTTCCTGCCGCTGATCGACCTCGCCGGACAGACCGGAACCTTCTGGCTCTACGGGGCAATCGGTCTGGTCACCCTCTGGTTCTGCTGGCGCTTCGTGCCGGAGACCAAGGGCCGCTCGCTGGAACAGATCGAATCGATCTTCCAGCGCCGCGCCGAGAAGTAA